The Chitinophagales bacterium genome has a segment encoding these proteins:
- a CDS encoding SDR family oxidoreductase, protein MDMRGKIVVVTGANSGIGKVTATELAKIGATVVMVCRNEEKAKAIQEDINAVTGLNNVDLFICDFSSHESIKKFAIAFRSKYNVVDVLVNNAGVILGERETNDDGIEMMMATNHLGYFLMTHYLLDCLKASDNARVVNVASLAHRFTNYRANDLNADQFFNSFLQYSLSKLCNILFSNKLASMLKNDTNVTSNSLHPGNIGSNFGQSGSPFFKFLVSNFSFVLTSPEKGAETSLYLASSPFVHGKTGKYWYNKKPVPPSLAATNEDNIQHLWNWSLQQTGIKVFGEAEFK, encoded by the coding sequence ATGGATATGCGTGGCAAAATTGTAGTGGTAACAGGTGCAAATTCTGGTATTGGTAAAGTAACAGCAACAGAGTTGGCAAAAATTGGTGCAACAGTAGTAATGGTTTGTAGAAACGAAGAAAAAGCCAAAGCTATTCAAGAAGATATAAATGCTGTTACTGGTTTAAATAATGTAGATTTATTTATATGTGATTTCAGTTCACACGAATCGATAAAAAAATTTGCTATTGCTTTTAGAAGTAAATATAATGTAGTAGATGTTTTAGTAAATAATGCTGGCGTAATTTTAGGTGAAAGAGAAACAAATGATGATGGTATTGAAATGATGATGGCAACCAATCACTTAGGTTATTTTTTAATGACACATTATTTGTTAGATTGTTTAAAAGCATCAGATAATGCGAGAGTGGTAAATGTTGCTTCTTTGGCACATCGTTTTACTAATTACAGAGCGAATGATTTGAATGCCGATCAATTTTTCAATTCTTTTCTACAATACAGTTTGTCTAAATTGTGTAATATTCTATTTTCGAACAAGTTAGCAAGTATGTTGAAGAACGATACGAATGTAACTTCTAATAGTTTACATCCTGGAAATATTGGTAGCAATTTCGGACAAAGTGGTAGTCCGTTTTTTAAATTTTTAGTTAGCAATTTTAGTTTTGTCTTAACTTCACCAGAAAAAGGAGCAGAGACTTCACTGTATTTAGCATCATCGCCATTTGTACATGGAAAAACAGGAAAATATTGGTACAATAAAAAACCAGTTCCACCATCTTTAGCTGCAACAAATGAAGATAATATTCAGCATTTATGGAATTGGAGTTTGCAACAAACAGGCATTAAAGTTTTTGGCGAAGCAGAGTTTAAGTAG
- a CDS encoding aminotransferase class I/II-fold pyridoxal phosphate-dependent enzyme, with product MNKGFNSICVKDILIEEHHAHVTPIYATSTFTYADLDAAFAYFRGESKQHTYARMSNPTTDAVAEKIALLEGYDDENPIKTYGLLFGSGMAAIATAILTCVKSGDTVVTQANLYGTTNEFLTKKLNDYQVNTIYADLNDVDVLDNLLQNNSSIKLVYIETPANPTLACYNIKELTAIAKQHNAFVIVDNTFATPYLQRPLFDAVDIVVHSSTKFLNGHGTGLSGVLVCKDKEIYQKAHGILKTFGGIISPFEAYLLNNGVKTLPLRMEQHMKNAIILANFLNNHAKVKKVNYLGLTSHQDHHWILQQMKGYGGMLSFEIDTDIDGCIRFLKQIKFCTNTGSLGTADTLITHPCSTSHSNVPEAQRLAVGITPSLVRVSVGLENIEDVITDINQALAVV from the coding sequence ATGAATAAAGGATTTAATTCTATTTGTGTAAAAGATATTTTGATTGAAGAACATCATGCACATGTAACACCAATTTATGCAACTTCTACCTTTACTTACGCCGATTTAGATGCTGCATTTGCTTACTTTAGAGGTGAAAGTAAGCAACATACTTATGCTAGAATGAGCAATCCAACTACCGATGCTGTTGCAGAAAAAATTGCACTACTAGAAGGTTATGATGATGAAAATCCTATAAAAACTTATGGTTTGTTATTTGGAAGTGGTATGGCAGCCATTGCTACTGCAATACTTACTTGTGTTAAAAGTGGTGATACTGTGGTTACGCAAGCTAATTTATATGGTACAACGAATGAGTTTCTAACTAAAAAACTCAACGACTATCAAGTAAATACTATTTATGCTGATTTGAATGATGTAGATGTTTTAGATAATTTACTACAAAATAATTCAAGTATAAAATTGGTGTATATAGAAACACCAGCAAATCCTACATTGGCTTGTTATAACATAAAAGAACTTACTGCTATTGCCAAACAACACAATGCCTTTGTTATTGTAGATAATACTTTTGCTACGCCATATTTGCAAAGACCTTTGTTTGATGCTGTTGATATTGTAGTACATTCTTCTACTAAATTTTTAAACGGACATGGTACTGGTTTAAGTGGTGTTTTAGTTTGTAAAGACAAAGAAATTTATCAAAAAGCACATGGTATTTTAAAAACTTTTGGTGGAATTATTAGTCCGTTTGAAGCTTATCTATTGAATAATGGTGTAAAAACACTTCCACTGCGAATGGAACAACATATGAAAAATGCTATAATTCTAGCTAATTTTCTAAACAATCATGCTAAAGTAAAAAAAGTAAACTATTTAGGTTTAACATCACACCAAGATCATCATTGGATATTACAACAGATGAAAGGTTATGGTGGTATGCTGAGTTTTGAAATAGATACCGATATTGATGGTTGTATTCGATTTTTAAAACAAATTAAATTTTGTACCAATACAGGTTCATTAGGAACTGCCGACACTTTAATTACACATCCTTGTAGTACTAGTCATTCTAATGTGCCAGAAGCACAACGACTAGCAGTTGGTATCACACCAAGTTTAGTAAGAGTTTCTGTTGGATTAGAAAACATAGAAGATGTAATTACAGACATTAATCAAGCATTAGCAGTAGTTTAA
- a CDS encoding transglutaminase family protein: protein MFNKFLAIVFVCLSIIACKQEKTKQYSHYEYQMEAAAIMRQPKFYGDSIVSNLLGVNFQVLKVDYPNNAFYFSCSRKDFNTIAQKAFLHKDSIDFGDESGDYIWYGNLYILKEDKYLCRTSISNLNIDTAKLITSKFSNNIIYKINLAQIVTSIDMENQLRGGIFCITEDDNYIVNHSPPVIVKGEPTISKLAQAITKNKITFEDKVQALLDFVSYDIDYNFEEGYGNKEVIKRPCEILLTKNSDCSGKAILFASLLQQIDADWCFLYYPKHITVGVVGNFKTKHPITVNLKGKTYFIAETTDPMSIIGDEKFKSQLKKENIIYYQLPQKSDEIFNYKTKKPLPFVTVKKEV from the coding sequence ATGTTCAATAAATTTTTAGCCATAGTATTTGTTTGCTTATCAATAATAGCATGTAAACAAGAAAAAACAAAACAGTATAGCCATTATGAGTATCAAATGGAAGCTGCTGCAATTATGCGTCAACCAAAATTTTATGGCGATAGTATTGTCTCGAATCTACTTGGTGTTAATTTTCAAGTTTTAAAAGTAGATTATCCAAACAATGCATTTTATTTTTCTTGCAGTCGGAAAGATTTTAATACCATAGCTCAAAAAGCATTTCTACACAAAGACAGTATTGATTTTGGCGATGAAAGTGGCGATTATATTTGGTATGGCAATTTATATATTTTAAAAGAAGATAAATATTTATGCAGAACTAGTATTAGTAATTTAAACATAGACACTGCAAAATTGATTACTAGTAAATTTAGTAATAATATTATATATAAAATTAATTTAGCACAAATAGTAACTTCTATTGATATGGAAAACCAATTGCGTGGTGGTATATTTTGTATTACAGAAGATGATAATTATATAGTCAATCATTCGCCACCAGTAATTGTAAAAGGAGAACCAACAATTAGTAAACTAGCTCAAGCCATTACTAAAAATAAAATCACATTCGAAGACAAAGTTCAAGCACTATTAGATTTCGTAAGCTACGATATCGATTATAATTTTGAAGAAGGATATGGCAACAAAGAAGTTATTAAGCGACCTTGCGAAATACTCTTAACAAAAAATAGCGATTGTAGTGGCAAAGCTATTTTGTTTGCTTCGCTACTACAACAGATTGATGCAGATTGGTGTTTTTTATATTATCCAAAACATATTACTGTTGGCGTTGTTGGCAATTTTAAAACCAAGCATCCAATTACAGTAAACCTTAAAGGCAAAACTTATTTTATAGCAGAAACAACAGATCCTATGAGTATCATTGGCGATGAAAAATTTAAGAGTCAGCTTAAAAAAGAAAACATCATCTACTATCAACTGCCACAAAAAAGTGATGAAATATTTAACTACAAAACTAAAAAACCATTGCCATTTGTAACTGTAAAGAAAGAAGTATAG
- a CDS encoding circularly permuted type 2 ATP-grasp protein, translating into MLFENYKIKSNFWDEMAMPDGNVRAHYLNLLNKLNNIDTNELTRKEEIAKLMFMNRGITFTVYSGNEEGIERIFPFDIIPRIITSTEWNFISKGVEQRMRALNLFLHDIYHEQNCLRDGIIPAELIASCPHYNRAIFGIDVPHNIYVHIAGIDLVRDADGTYYVLEDNLRTPSGVSYMMENRDVTKAIFPELMNKYKVRHVSNYPLELQKILVSLSPNQTQNPCIVILTPGVFNSAYYEHTFLARYMGVDLVEGRDLVVDNHKVYMKTTHGLKKVDVIYRRVDDEFLDPLAFRPDSILGVPGLLSAYRNGNVSIVNALGNGVADDKAVYAYVPKMIKYYLNEEPLLKNVPTYMMEDVEHRQFVFENMNKMVIKKTNDSGGYGMLMGTTASDEEIEKFKQAILLDPRSFIAQPTLNLSTVPCYINGELTPRHVDLRPYALFGPDGFKLIPGGLTRVALKEGSLVVNSSQGGGSKDTWIVD; encoded by the coding sequence ATGTTGTTCGAGAATTATAAAATAAAATCAAATTTTTGGGATGAGATGGCAATGCCAGATGGAAATGTGCGAGCACACTATCTTAATTTGTTAAACAAACTCAATAATATTGATACGAATGAACTAACGCGTAAAGAAGAAATTGCTAAGCTAATGTTCATGAATAGAGGAATTACCTTTACGGTATATTCTGGAAATGAAGAAGGTATAGAACGCATCTTTCCTTTTGATATTATTCCTAGAATTATTACTTCTACCGAATGGAATTTTATTTCTAAAGGAGTTGAACAAAGAATGCGTGCTTTAAATCTCTTTCTGCACGACATTTATCATGAACAAAATTGCTTACGAGATGGTATTATTCCAGCAGAACTAATTGCTTCTTGTCCACATTACAACAGAGCTATTTTTGGTATTGATGTACCACATAATATATATGTTCATATTGCAGGCATTGATTTAGTAAGAGATGCAGATGGCACTTACTATGTACTTGAAGACAACTTACGAACACCTTCTGGCGTTTCCTATATGATGGAAAATAGAGATGTTACCAAAGCCATTTTTCCAGAGTTAATGAACAAATATAAAGTACGACATGTAAGTAATTATCCACTCGAATTACAAAAAATTTTGGTTTCATTATCACCTAATCAAACACAAAATCCATGTATCGTTATTTTAACACCAGGCGTATTTAATTCTGCTTACTACGAACATACATTTTTAGCTAGATATATGGGCGTCGATTTAGTAGAAGGAAGAGATTTAGTAGTAGATAATCATAAAGTATATATGAAAACTACTCATGGATTAAAAAAGGTAGATGTTATTTATCGTAGAGTAGATGATGAGTTTTTAGATCCTTTAGCTTTTCGTCCAGATAGCATTCTTGGCGTTCCAGGTTTATTGTCTGCTTATAGAAATGGCAATGTATCAATAGTTAATGCACTTGGCAATGGTGTTGCAGATGACAAAGCTGTTTATGCTTATGTTCCAAAAATGATAAAATACTATTTAAACGAAGAACCATTATTAAAAAATGTACCAACTTATATGATGGAAGATGTAGAACATCGTCAGTTTGTATTTGAGAACATGAATAAAATGGTCATTAAAAAAACAAATGATAGTGGTGGCTATGGAATGCTAATGGGAACAACTGCTTCCGACGAAGAAATAGAAAAATTTAAACAAGCCATTCTTTTAGATCCAAGATCATTTATTGCACAACCAACACTTAATTTATCTACTGTGCCTTGTTATATTAATGGAGAATTAACACCACGACATGTAGATTTGCGTCCATATGCTTTGTTTGGACCAGATGGTTTTAAATTAATTCCTGGTGGTTTAACAAGAGTAGCATTAAAAGAAGGATCTTTGGTTGTCAATTCATCACAAGGTGGAGGCAGTAAAGATACTTGGATTGTTGATTAA
- a CDS encoding alpha-E domain-containing protein — protein sequence MLSRIADSLFWMNRYVERAEGMLRMLKINYATSLDSNTDGNYDWYQVLYSFSQMEEEKMQAIRYQTHEVLQYIILDKSNSNSIQSIITKARENARGLQDQITKELWESINEYYHKFSSGKIEHMLNTNRQSYAFSSLINQSLYYYGVAEVTMPRGEGWNFMGIGKNIERALQTADIVDTRFHDIGYDLNTPMDISYWKNLLMSLSGYEFYLKCYPTGLQTQNVLDMILMNTNFPRSIFYSVKKINYIMEKLAQLNLKEEKALLHKIGRLKSRIEYADLSFIQKVGLHPFLEEIRNEIYDFNYDFNKHFFAYH from the coding sequence ATGTTAAGTAGAATTGCCGATTCTTTATTTTGGATGAACCGTTATGTAGAGCGAGCAGAAGGTATGTTGCGTATGCTTAAAATAAACTATGCTACTTCTTTAGATAGCAATACAGATGGTAATTACGATTGGTATCAGGTGTTGTATAGTTTTTCTCAAATGGAAGAAGAAAAAATGCAAGCAATAAGATACCAAACGCATGAAGTGTTGCAGTACATTATTTTAGATAAGAGCAATAGCAATTCTATACAATCCATTATAACTAAAGCAAGAGAAAATGCTCGCGGTTTACAAGATCAAATTACTAAAGAACTTTGGGAAAGCATCAATGAGTACTATCATAAATTTAGTTCTGGAAAAATTGAGCATATGCTAAATACCAACCGACAGTCATATGCTTTTAGTTCTTTAATTAATCAAAGTTTATATTACTATGGCGTAGCAGAAGTTACTATGCCAAGAGGTGAAGGTTGGAATTTTATGGGTATTGGTAAAAACATAGAAAGAGCTTTACAAACAGCAGATATTGTAGATACTCGTTTTCATGATATTGGTTATGATTTAAATACACCAATGGATATTTCTTATTGGAAAAATTTACTGATGTCTTTATCTGGTTATGAGTTTTATTTAAAATGCTATCCAACAGGTTTGCAAACGCAAAATGTATTAGATATGATTTTAATGAATACGAATTTTCCTAGATCAATTTTTTATTCAGTAAAGAAAATAAATTACATCATGGAAAAACTAGCACAACTCAATCTAAAAGAAGAGAAAGCACTGTTGCATAAAATTGGCAGATTAAAAAGTCGTATTGAATATGCCGATTTATCTTTTATTCAAAAAGTTGGCTTACATCCTTTCTTGGAAGAAATACGAAACGAGATTTACGACTTTAATTATGATTTCAATAAACATTTTTTTGCTTATCATTAA
- a CDS encoding transglutaminase family protein — protein sequence MSIYKIHHITKYLYDSEVFENANQIKIFPFPKEGQDILSQEIKITGDPVLNKFFDYWGNGTAFFTLNPAHQELVIDSRLIVQAISKEIDESNSTINDWQELTNQVNKDILLLDYALCEKIEHQEIVDDLIKTLALKNYTPIEAAKKANQYIYENYKYVKGITTIETTVDEIIQLKSGVCQDFAHLLLHILRTLGLPARYVSGYICPNKSGMRGEGATHAWVDVYIPNLGWIGIDPTNNCYANINHIQLAVGRDFADCTPIKGVFKGSAKQDLLVYVSVGYEDGHVFEETNTVQMQREQSIVAPTIILEQHQQ from the coding sequence ATGTCTATTTATAAAATTCATCATATAACAAAATATTTATACGATAGTGAGGTATTTGAAAATGCCAATCAAATAAAAATATTTCCTTTTCCAAAAGAAGGACAAGATATATTAAGTCAGGAAATAAAAATTACAGGCGATCCAGTCTTAAATAAGTTTTTTGATTATTGGGGAAATGGCACTGCTTTCTTTACTTTAAATCCAGCACATCAAGAATTAGTAATTGATAGTAGGTTGATAGTACAAGCCATTAGCAAAGAAATTGATGAAAGTAATTCTACTATAAACGATTGGCAAGAATTAACAAACCAAGTAAATAAAGACATTTTATTGCTTGATTATGCTTTGTGCGAAAAAATAGAACATCAAGAAATTGTAGACGACTTAATTAAAACACTAGCACTAAAAAATTACACACCTATTGAAGCAGCGAAGAAAGCCAATCAGTATATTTATGAAAATTACAAATATGTAAAAGGCATTACTACTATAGAAACTACAGTAGATGAAATCATACAATTAAAATCTGGTGTATGTCAAGATTTTGCACATTTGTTATTGCACATTTTACGAACACTTGGTTTGCCAGCACGCTATGTCAGTGGTTATATCTGTCCAAATAAAAGTGGTATGCGTGGCGAAGGAGCAACACATGCTTGGGTAGATGTTTATATTCCTAACTTAGGTTGGATAGGAATAGATCCAACCAATAATTGCTATGCCAATATCAATCATATACAACTGGCTGTTGGTAGAGATTTTGCAGATTGCACACCAATTAAAGGCGTGTTTAAAGGTTCTGCCAAACAAGATTTATTAGTATATGTTTCTGTAGGATATGAAGATGGACATGTATTTGAAGAAACGAATACGGTACAAATGCAAAGAGAACAAAGCATAGTAGCACCAACTATTATTTTAGAACAACACCAGCAGTAG
- a CDS encoding alpha-glucosidase, which produces MSWIQSTTIYQIYPRSFYDSNDDGIGDIQGIIQKLDYIKDLGFETIWISPFYTSPQQDFGYDIADYFSIDKDYGTVQDVEQLIEAAHQRKLKIVLDMVINHTSNQHPWFLESKQNTTNDKADWYIWRDKPNNWKSIIGTKAWHFVEERNQYYYTSFLPFQPDLNYQNETVKQTMFNVCKFWLDKGADGFRLDIFNCIIKDKHFRNNPFSLLHGIPTIDQPGGNFQNRKYSVNQPENFELAKDLRAIINQYQPDRLLLGEVFGEHHVKKQYLGNGNDGLHIIFLFDIIHFKFKASFFKERIKAYEKNYPFPYQPVVNFSNHDQWRSQFRLKNNINKAKLLTLLQMTMRAVPVSYYGEEIGMTNAYIPIKQAKDKLAHAFTWIPEWIAKRMPVPINRDNCRTPMQWNSNKNAGFSNANTTWLSVVDDYKQRNVVQAQADKDSLYYTYKTLLNLRKTNNSINKGKLNLIEDTPNAIIMYERIYETEKHIIILCFSNKKISIPLADDKYTILLKLNDSFTWENNTLELSNYNGLIFREIV; this is translated from the coding sequence ATGTCTTGGATTCAATCAACCACAATCTATCAAATTTATCCTCGTTCTTTTTATGATAGTAATGATGATGGCATTGGTGATATTCAAGGAATCATACAAAAGTTAGATTACATAAAAGACTTAGGTTTTGAAACCATTTGGATTTCGCCTTTCTATACTTCGCCACAACAAGATTTTGGTTATGATATTGCCGACTATTTTTCAATTGATAAAGACTACGGAACGGTACAAGATGTAGAACAGTTAATTGAAGCAGCACATCAACGCAAGCTAAAAATTGTGTTGGATATGGTCATCAATCATACTTCCAACCAACATCCATGGTTTTTAGAATCGAAGCAAAATACTACAAACGACAAAGCCGATTGGTACATTTGGCGAGACAAACCGAACAATTGGAAAAGTATTATTGGTACAAAAGCTTGGCATTTTGTAGAAGAACGCAATCAGTATTACTACACTTCTTTTTTGCCATTTCAGCCAGATTTAAACTATCAAAATGAAACAGTAAAACAAACCATGTTTAATGTTTGTAAATTTTGGCTAGATAAAGGTGCAGATGGTTTTCGATTAGATATATTTAATTGTATTATAAAAGATAAGCACTTTAGAAATAATCCATTTAGTTTATTGCATGGAATTCCAACAATAGACCAACCTGGTGGAAATTTTCAAAACAGAAAATATTCGGTCAATCAACCAGAAAATTTTGAGTTGGCAAAAGATTTAAGAGCAATCATCAATCAATATCAACCAGACAGATTGTTATTAGGCGAAGTGTTTGGCGAACATCATGTAAAGAAACAATACTTAGGCAATGGCAATGATGGCTTACACATTATTTTCTTGTTCGATATTATACACTTTAAATTTAAAGCATCGTTCTTTAAAGAAAGAATAAAAGCATATGAAAAAAACTATCCTTTTCCATATCAACCAGTAGTTAATTTTTCAAATCACGACCAATGGAGAAGTCAGTTTAGATTAAAAAATAATATTAATAAAGCTAAATTATTAACGCTGTTACAAATGACTATGCGAGCAGTACCAGTGTCGTACTATGGCGAAGAAATTGGAATGACCAATGCGTATATTCCAATTAAACAAGCCAAAGATAAACTAGCACATGCCTTTACTTGGATTCCAGAATGGATTGCAAAGAGAATGCCTGTACCAATTAATAGAGATAATTGTAGAACGCCAATGCAGTGGAACAGCAATAAAAATGCAGGATTTTCTAATGCCAATACTACTTGGTTGTCAGTAGTAGACGATTACAAACAAAGAAATGTTGTACAAGCACAAGCAGATAAAGATTCATTATATTATACTTATAAAACATTATTAAATTTAAGAAAAACAAATAATAGTATCAATAAAGGAAAACTGAATTTAATAGAAGATACACCTAATGCTATTATAATGTACGAAAGAATTTATGAAACAGAAAAGCATATTATTATACTTTGTTTCAGTAACAAAAAAATAAGCATTCCATTAGCAGATGATAAGTATACCATTCTTCTTAAACTAAATGATAGCTTTACTTGGGAAAATAACACCTTAGAACTTTCCAACTACAATGGATTGATTTTTAGAGAGATTGTATAG
- a CDS encoding PD-(D/E)XK nuclease family protein, protein MNFLQNIADFVYQHSVNMNTASILMLFPNKRAIGVFETYLMQCFENTAYVSPHCITIEDFFHQQANYAIADEITQLNILFQLHQKVSNSTQDFYEFLPWGKLILRDFNEIDKYLVKTNSLFSDIIDFKQLEETLPLDDIAKEYLELFSNAIQVDTKAPLNTQFLKTWKILGQLYNAFNNVLSQQSLTYSGQCFRQLITQLKQSNTSIPYSVIHFCGFNAFTTAEETLLDLLKLKQTVYTWWDIDDSFMQSKIHEAGNFLRLYYKKYNDEKLDFWINDNNKQAQQIYIQNIASNVGQVHYALEEASKQTSSTAIVLCDEMLLDVVLPSIDYNLCNITMGYAIKLSVSYSLLSSIIELVQQANKDGNTISIPSKNIIQLFNHKESNFIWKAAIPFQSLPNYVSIDFFNRFVYDDFALNLNLFYNGIDLGNYLIKLLESITINEAPIIQSLKEQILYINNLVSQQDYLQSIDNYSMLLIEQLQQISIPFTTSKDAKIQIMGFLETRLLDFDNIYIISMNDDKLPGTNKNNSFIPYHLRKAFGMPTFEQFDGINAYHFYRILKRSQHAHLIYNSAVSDNMSEESRFIRQIKIENSNKNNLHLINIDINSDNNKRNESIEIKKTPAIIEQLAKIEFSATAIQQYLNSPIDFYFSYILKLRVPEDKQFEIDAASFGTLLHNTLEYYYNQTENISVDDALQVILEQEKITVSDLSGDHQLQIEVIKNICSKVIEKDKLEQFTIISNEAKLRTENFVLNNGTSICLKGKVDRIDALDNNIIRIIDYKTGNETLRAFPKMSKDEEKTKASFDSFFEAIFSKTNNSYKATLQGLLYAYLYKQKNPSASVVVGFYLAKSLNNGLHYLNNGAVISNEFLDLFEQHLKTLFDEIFDINIPFTLGKNEKYQSYSEYSLLVE, encoded by the coding sequence GTGAATTTTCTTCAAAACATAGCCGATTTTGTTTATCAACATAGCGTAAACATGAATACTGCAAGTATTCTAATGCTCTTTCCTAATAAAAGAGCCATTGGTGTATTTGAAACTTACTTGATGCAATGCTTTGAAAATACTGCCTATGTTAGTCCACATTGCATAACTATAGAAGATTTTTTTCATCAACAAGCGAATTATGCCATTGCAGATGAAATAACACAGTTAAATATATTATTTCAACTACATCAAAAAGTCAGTAATTCAACTCAAGATTTTTATGAATTTTTGCCTTGGGGAAAATTAATTCTAAGAGACTTTAATGAAATAGACAAATACTTAGTTAAAACAAATAGTTTATTTTCTGATATTATAGACTTTAAACAATTGGAAGAAACATTACCATTAGATGATATTGCCAAAGAGTATCTAGAATTATTTAGCAACGCTATTCAAGTAGATACTAAAGCACCATTGAATACTCAGTTTTTAAAAACATGGAAAATTTTAGGACAATTGTACAATGCTTTTAATAATGTATTGAGTCAGCAATCGTTGACTTATAGTGGACAATGTTTTAGACAGCTCATTACTCAACTAAAGCAAAGCAATACATCAATACCTTATAGTGTTATTCATTTTTGTGGATTTAATGCTTTTACCACTGCTGAAGAAACTTTATTGGACTTATTAAAATTAAAACAAACGGTTTACACTTGGTGGGACATTGACGATAGTTTTATGCAAAGTAAAATTCATGAAGCTGGTAATTTTTTACGACTATACTATAAGAAATACAATGATGAAAAATTAGATTTTTGGATTAATGATAATAATAAACAAGCTCAACAGATTTATATACAAAATATTGCAAGTAATGTAGGTCAAGTGCATTATGCTTTGGAAGAAGCAAGTAAACAAACAAGTTCGACTGCAATTGTACTTTGCGACGAAATGCTTTTAGATGTAGTATTGCCTTCGATAGATTATAATTTGTGTAATATTACAATGGGTTATGCTATTAAACTTTCTGTAAGCTATAGTTTGTTGAGTAGTATAATAGAATTGGTACAACAAGCAAATAAAGATGGCAACACTATAAGTATTCCTTCAAAAAATATAATTCAATTATTTAATCATAAAGAAAGCAATTTTATTTGGAAAGCAGCTATTCCTTTTCAGTCGTTGCCAAATTATGTAAGCATTGATTTTTTTAATCGTTTTGTATACGATGATTTTGCATTGAACCTAAATTTATTTTACAATGGAATTGATTTAGGCAACTACTTAATAAAGTTACTAGAAAGCATTACTATTAATGAAGCACCAATTATTCAATCATTAAAAGAACAAATATTATATATAAATAATTTAGTAAGTCAGCAAGATTATCTTCAAAGTATAGATAATTACAGTATGCTTTTGATAGAACAATTGCAACAGATTTCAATTCCATTTACTACTTCAAAAGATGCTAAAATTCAAATAATGGGTTTTTTAGAAACTCGTTTATTAGATTTTGATAATATTTATATTATTTCTATGAATGATGATAAATTACCAGGAACAAACAAAAACAATTCTTTTATTCCTTATCATCTTAGAAAAGCTTTTGGCATGCCAACTTTTGAACAGTTTGACGGAATTAATGCTTATCATTTTTATAGAATATTAAAACGAAGTCAACACGCACACTTAATTTACAACAGTGCTGTGTCTGATAACATGTCTGAAGAAAGCAGGTTTATCAGACAAATAAAAATAGAAAATTCAAATAAAAATAATCTTCATTTAATAAATATAGATATAAATTCTGACAATAATAAAAGAAACGAATCTATTGAAATTAAAAAAACACCAGCCATTATAGAGCAACTAGCAAAAATTGAATTTTCTGCTACAGCAATACAACAGTATTTAAATAGTCCGATTGATTTTTACTTTTCCTACATTTTAAAATTAAGAGTGCCAGAAGACAAACAGTTTGAAATTGATGCAGCATCATTTGGTACTTTGCTACACAACACACTAGAGTACTACTATAATCAAACTGAAAATATAAGTGTTGATGATGCTTTACAAGTAATTCTAGAACAAGAAAAAATTACGGTATCTGATTTATCTGGCGATCATCAATTACAAATTGAAGTAATAAAAAATATATGTAGTAAGGTTATAGAAAAAGACAAACTAGAACAATTTACAATCATTAGTAACGAAGCAAAATTGAGAACGGAAAATTTTGTTTTGAATAATGGTACTAGTATTTGTTTGAAAGGAAAAGTAGACAGAATTGATGCTTTAGACAATAACATTATTAGAATTATTGATTATAAAACTGGCAATGAAACACTACGCGCTTTTCCGAAAATGAGTAAAGATGAAGAGAAAACGAAAGCTAGTTTTGATAGTTTTTTTGAAGCTATTTTTTCAAAAACAAACAATTCGTACAAAGCCACTTTACAAGGTTTACTATATGCTTATTTGTACAAGCAGAAAAATCCATCTGCTAGTGTTGTCGTTGGATTTTATTTAGCAAAATCATTAAACAATGGACTGCATTATTTAAATAATGGTGCTGTTATTAGCAATGAATTTCTTGATTTATTTGAGCAACATTTAAAAACTTTATTTGATGAAATTTTCGACATCAACATACCATTTACACTAGGCAAAAATGAAAAATATCAGAGCTACTCTGAGTATAGTTTGTTAGTAGAGTAA